A window of the Myxococcales bacterium genome harbors these coding sequences:
- the tatA gene encoding twin-arginine translocase TatA/TatE family subunit, which translates to MGIGATELIIILVIILIIFGVGKLPEVGRGLGKGIKEFKDASSADLTAGDKKNEPEKKIEEKKE; encoded by the coding sequence ATGGGCATTGGGGCGACCGAACTGATCATCATCCTGGTGATCATTCTGATCATTTTCGGCGTGGGCAAGTTGCCGGAAGTCGGCCGCGGCCTGGGCAAGGGCATCAAGGAATTCAAGGATGCCTCATCCGCCGATCTGACCGCCGGCGACAAGAAAAACGAACCCGAAAAGAAAATCGAAGAAAAGAAAGAGTAA
- a CDS encoding Mrp/NBP35 family ATP-binding protein — protein MNPDEQQQQDQRIAQTLSRIRHKILVMSGKGGVGKSTVAVNLAAALAKAGRKVGVLDVDLHGPTVPVLLGIVGQRAGASEDALLPLPVSPNLSALSIGNLLDENDRAVIWRGPMKISAIRQLLADVDWGELDYLIIDSPPGTGDEPLTVAQTIPDLRALIVTTPQEVSLADVRKSIDFCKAVMLPILGLVENLSGYVCSQCGHLEPLFGEGGGRRTAEKFELRLLGQVPIDPAVVRGGDAGRPYVLEEVEGPASRAFAEIVKAVEEKLG, from the coding sequence ATGAACCCGGATGAACAACAACAGCAGGACCAACGCATTGCGCAGACGTTGTCGCGCATCCGCCACAAGATCCTCGTCATGAGCGGCAAGGGCGGCGTCGGCAAATCGACCGTCGCCGTCAATCTGGCCGCCGCCCTGGCGAAGGCCGGCCGGAAGGTCGGCGTGCTCGATGTCGACCTGCACGGACCGACCGTGCCGGTGCTGCTGGGCATCGTCGGCCAGCGGGCCGGCGCCTCGGAAGACGCCCTGCTGCCGCTGCCGGTATCGCCCAATCTGTCGGCGCTGTCCATCGGCAACCTGCTGGACGAAAACGACCGGGCGGTCATCTGGCGCGGCCCGATGAAAATCAGCGCCATCCGGCAGTTACTTGCCGACGTCGATTGGGGCGAACTGGATTACCTGATCATCGACTCCCCGCCGGGAACCGGCGACGAACCGCTGACCGTCGCGCAGACGATTCCCGACCTGCGGGCGCTGATCGTCACCACGCCGCAGGAAGTCAGTCTGGCGGACGTGCGCAAATCCATCGATTTCTGCAAAGCGGTGATGCTGCCGATCCTGGGCCTGGTGGAAAACCTGAGCGGCTACGTCTGTTCGCAGTGCGGCCATCTCGAGCCGCTTTTCGGCGAGGGCGGCGGCCGGCGGACGGCGGAAAAGTTCGAACTGCGGCTGCTCGGCCAGGTGCCGATCGACCCGGCCGTGGTGCGCGGCGGCGACGCCGGCCGGCCGTACGTGCTGGAAGAAGTCGAGGGACCGGCGAGCCGGGCTTTCGCGGAGATCGTCAAGGCCGTCGAGGAAAAGCTCGGCTGA